Genomic DNA from Corynebacterium diphtheriae:
GAACCTCAGTCTCAGCAGCGTTAATCACTGCTTCTTGAGCTTCCTCAGATGGGGTTGCCTCTTCGAACTCGTCTGGCAGCGGCTTCACGCGTGGGGTGAAGGTGAAGGAAGCCTTGTCGGTTTCCTTGGATTCGCCGTCCCAGCCTTCAACATCCACGGTGACGATCTCACCAGCGCCGACCTCACCGAAGAGGATCTTCTCGGAGAGTACGTCTTCGATCTCGCGCTGGATGGTGCGACGCAATGGTCGTGCACCCAGTACTGGATCGAATCCACGCTTTGCCAGCAGGTTCTTGGCCTTTTCGGTGAGCTCGATGCCCATGTCTTTTTGAGCAAGTGCCTTGGATACGCGTCCGATGAGCAGGTCCACCATTTCGACGATCTGTTCTTGGGTGAGCTGGTGGAAGACCACGATCTCGTCGATACGGTTGAGGAACTCAGGGCGGAAGTGCTTCTTCAGCTCGTCGTTGACCTTCTGCTTCATGCGGTCGTACTGGCCATCGGCATCGTGCTCGCCGACAGAGCTAAAGCCCATGCCCACAGCCTTAGAGATGTCTTGGGTACCCAGGTTGGAGGTGAAGATCAGCACGGTGTTCTTGAAGTCCACAACGCGGCCTTGTCCGTCGGTGAGGCGACCTTCTTCGAGGACCTGCAGCAAGGTGTTGTAGATCTCCTTGTGGGCCTTTTCGATTTCGTCGAAAAGCACCACGGAGAATGGCTTGCGGCGGACCTTCTCGGTGAGCTGACCGCCCTCGTCGTAGCCCACATATCCTGGAGGGGCACCGAACAGACGGGATGCGGTGAAGCGGTCGTGGAACTCGCCCATGTCGATCTGGATTAGGGCGTCGTCGTCGCCGAACAGGAAGTTGGCCAGCGACTTGGATAGCTCGGTCTTACCCACACCAGATGGGCCGGCGAAGATGAAGGAGCCGGAAGGACGGCGTGGGTCCTTGAGGCCAGCGCGGGTGCGGCGGATGGCGCGAGAAACACTCTTGACGGCATCGTCTTGGCCGATGATGCGCTTGTGCAACTCGTCTTCCATGTGGAGCAGACGGGAGGACTCTTCCTCGGTCAGCTTGAACACTGGGATGCCAGTCCAATTGCCCAGCACCTCAGCGATTTGCTCTTCGCCGACTTCTGCGATGTCTTCTAGGTTGCCGGAGCGCCACTGCTTTTCTTTCTCAGCACGCTCTTCGCCTAACTTGCGCTCGGTGTCGCGCAGGCCTGCGGCCTTTTCAAAGTCTTGGGCATCGATTGCGGCTTCCTTCTCGCGACGGACTTCCGCGATCTGATCGTCAACCTTGCGGATGGATTCCGGTGCGGTCATGCGCTTGATACGCATGCGTGCGCCGGCTTCGTCGATAAGGTCAACGGCCTTATCTGGCAAGAAGCGATCGTTGATGTAGCGATCGGACAGCTGTGCTGCTGCTGCGAGGGCCCCATCGGTGATGGAGACGCGGTGGTGTGCCTCGTAGCGGTCGCGTAGACCCTTGAGGATCTCGATGGTCATATCGACGGAAGGCTCTGGAACCTGCACTGGCTGGAAACGACGCTCAAGTGCGGCGTCCTTTTCGATGTGCTTGCGGTACTCGTCCAAAGTGGTAGCACCGATGGTCTGTAGCTCACCACGAGCCAGTTTTGGTTTGAGCAAGCTGGCAGCGTCGATAGCGCCTTCTGCGGCACCGGCACCGACGAGGGTGTGGATCTCATCGATAAACAAGATGATGTCGCCACGCTGATTGATCTCCTTGAGAACCTTCTTCAGACGCTCTTCGAAGTCACCACGGTAGCGCGAACCTGCCACCAAGGAGCCGAGGTCAAGAGAGTAAACCTGCTTGTCTTTCAGCGTTTCTGGCACCTTGCCATTAACGATGTCTAGAGCTAGGCCTTCTACAACAGCGGTCTTACCAACACCTGGCTCACCGATAAGAACTGGGTTGTTCTTGGTACGACGTGAGAGCACCTGCATGATGCGCTCAATTTCCTGCTCACGACCCACCACAGGATCCAGCTTGCCTTCCTTAGCAGCCTGGGTGAGGTTGCGACCAAACTGGTCCAAAACCAAGGAGTTGGAGCGCTCGCCTGCGCCACCACCGCGGCCAGCACGGCCAGCGCCAGTACCAGCACCCACAGCCTCGCCGTCGTTATTGTTTTCTGGGCTTTCGCCACCCTCGTAGCCGGAAAGAAGCTGAATAACCTGCTGACGTACACGGGGCAGGTCAGCGCCGAGCTTGACCAAAACTTGTGCGGCTACGCCATCGCCCTCACGGATAAGGCCGAGCAGCAGGAACTCAGTACCGATGTACTTATGTCCCATCTGCAGACCCTCACGCAAGGAGAGCTCAAGTACCTTCTTGGCACGTGGAGTAAAAGGAATGTGGCCGGCTGGTGGCTCGGAGCCGTGGCCGATGATTTCTTCTACCTCTTGGCGTACTGCTTCAAGGGAGATGCCCATGGACTCGAGCGCCTTAGCGGCCACGCCCTCGCCCTCGTGAATAAGTCCGAGCAGGATGTGCTCGGTGCCGATGTAATTGTGATTGAGGCCGCGCGCTTCTTCCTGTGCCAGAACGATAACGCGACGTGCACGATCGGTAAACCGCTCGAACATGTTCACACCCTTCAAAGTTGGCTTTTGTTAAGTAGTTGCACCCACTGTAACGCCCATGCGTGACATTGATTTCCCATTTTCTGGCCCACCCCTGTAAAAATTCGAACATCAAGCATTATTTACGCAGGTCACAGACACTATTACTCCCCTGTACGCCAGCAGCGAACACGTCACTTCACGCCTACACTTCGCCATTGTTAATGTCCCCAAACCCACCCTCACCGTAATAATCTTTCCCCAACGTGCGGTAATAATGTGTTCTCTATAATGCTGTACCGAGTTTGTACACCGTACTGGTGGATACACTGTTCTTTGGGGAGTTGAACCCCAAGAAGCCCACCAACTCCTGCCAGCTGTTATAAGAGTCCATGCCTTCTAGGCCGCATGGCTGGCCTTTCACGTTCGGCCGGAATGATTCACGGTTACCGACATTTAATACGTTAAACGCTACTGTAGTTCCGTTTGCCAGTTAAGCCGTTGAATGTCTACGTCGAGTTGACGATATTCCTTTGCTGCCAGATCGGCCTTCTTGCGGATCTCACGGGCATCCATCGTGGCCACATATTTGATTTCCGAACGAGAATAGCGATCCTGTCGGCTTGTCAGGTGGTCTGCTAAATCGCTGTACAGCGTGCGCTTTTTTAATAAGGCATCCCGCACCGAGAGGGCGTCGGCAAGCGTCATGCCCTCGGAGAACTCCGTGACGGAATTGGTTCGGTTAATGCGGCGGACGAGGTCGTTAATGCGCGTTGTGAGTTCTTCTAATTCCGTGAGGATTTCATGCGGATTTTCGGCAGGCTGGTCGCCTTCTTGCACCTTTGCTACGTCAAGTAAGAGCTGGTTGAGCTCACTGTAGCGGCGCTGGGCTTCCACGCGTTGGGCCAAGGCTTCTGCTAGGTACATTTGCCCAGACTACTACCGCGAGTATAGTTTTGGCAATGAAAATTGTCGCACGTCTGCTGGGCTTCCTCGGCCTCATCTCGATCATTTTGGCCGCGGTTCAAACCGCCACGGAGCCCTTCGCAGATTTCCCTGCCTTTGACACTCCCAGCAAAGCACTCATAGCGGAGTTCTCGTTCTTTACCATCTGGTCCAACATCATTGGCACCATTTATTTACTCCGCGCCGGCCGCGTCCCACGCTGGTTCGCCGTCGACGCCGTCGCCATGCTCACCATCACCGGCATTGTGTACAACACCCTCCTTAGCAAAGAACTCCACGGCTTATGGCAGTTCACCAGCCCCGTTCAACACACCGTCATGCCGATCGCCGTCTTTGCCTTCTGGCTCCTCAACGCTTATCGACGCCCCATCTTTAAGGTCCGCACCATCATCATGGCCCTAGGAATCCCCGTCATATGGTCGATCCTCACCTTTACCCGCGGCGCACAAACCGCCTGGTACCCATACTTCTTTATCGACGTGACCAACCTGGGCCTTGCCACCGCACTGCGCAATGCCATCGGCGTGTACCTCGGCTTCTTTATCCTCTGCAGCATCCTTGCGCTTATCGAACGCATCATCCGACTCATCAAACGTGGCACAAAATATGCGGCAGCCGCAGCAGTGATGAGCTAGCAGATAGAACACAAAGTTCGCGGTCACCACCCGCCAAGAAACGCCGCTTGCTGTGGCACATTTTCTACTCTTACCCTGCACATATTGTGTGCCATACTATTTGTTCATGACGATGTATTGGCATCACACTTCTACGACTCCCGTATCGACGGTGTTGATCACTCACGGATACGCGGAGCATCAGGGTCGCTATTCGGCGCTTGTTCGAAGCCTTCTGAATTACAACTTCGATGTAGTTACGTTTGATTTGCCTGGGCACGGCTACGCACCGGGACCACGGGCGTGTGTGGACGTCGATAAGCTCGTGGATTTTCATGTGGCCTTGCGCCACCGTGCCGAGCAGGATCGTCGCTTAAGAACAGAAACGATGTGTCTTTTTGGGCATTCAATGGGCGGGCTTATTACCGCGCTTTCTGTGTTAGAGGATTCCTCGAATGTTTCCGCCGTTGCGTTGTCAGGGCCGGCGTTTTCACCGTTTCCTAAGACTCCCCGCGTTGTCACGCGAATGCTGCGCTGTAGTGCACGTATAGCGCCACGATTGAAGGTGTTGGCGCTGCCACAAGATGCTATTTCGCGCGCCCCTGAGGTTGTTGCCGCTTATGCCAATGATCCCCGTAATTACACAGGCCGAGTTCCGCTGCTCACTGGTGCGTCGATGGCACTTGCTGGCCAGAAAGCGCTGGCGCAGGCTTCTCAATGGGATCGTTCGGTGCCGTTGCTCGTTATGCACGGCAGCGCTGATCGGTTAGCCGATATTGAGGGCTCTCTTAATTTTGCCGCGAGTGCTGGCGGCACGATGCGCCCTGTAGACGGCGCTTTTCATGAGATTTTTAATGAACCAGAAGCACCACAGCTGCGTGCAGAACTGTGTGAGTGGCTGCACGCCCACTGTGGTGCGTAATCGACGAGGCGTTATTTAGACGATTCGGTCGAGGATGATCTGGCGTTCGGCTGGTTGTTCGTCACCGATCACAATGCCTGGGGTGATAGATTCGAGGGCACGGTCGAACTTGTCTGGGGTTTCGGTGTGCAGGGTGAGCAGTTTTTGTCCCTTGACAACTTTTTGGCCTAGATCGGCGTGGATTTCGATGCCGGCGGTGAGCTGTACCGGGTCTTCTTTGCGTGCGCGTCCGGCACCGAGGCGCCAGCTGCCAACGCCGAGCGCGAGGGCGTCGAGTTCCATGAGGTAGCCGTCGCGGTCGGCGACAACTTCGTGGGTGTGCTCTGCGCGTGCCATTGGGGCTTCTGGGTCGCCGCCTTGTGCGCGGACCATGCGCTTCCACACGTCCATGGCGCGTCCGTCCTTGAGGCGTTCTTCAACGTCTGCGTCGTGGATTCCGGCCATTTCGAGCATGTTGCGTGCCAGTTCGCAGGTGAGCTTGACCACGTCTTCTGGGCCGCCGCCGGCGAGAACCTCGACGGTTTC
This window encodes:
- a CDS encoding ATP-dependent Clp protease ATP-binding subunit, yielding MFERFTDRARRVIVLAQEEARGLNHNYIGTEHILLGLIHEGEGVAAKALESMGISLEAVRQEVEEIIGHGSEPPAGHIPFTPRAKKVLELSLREGLQMGHKYIGTEFLLLGLIREGDGVAAQVLVKLGADLPRVRQQVIQLLSGYEGGESPENNNDGEAVGAGTGAGRAGRGGGAGERSNSLVLDQFGRNLTQAAKEGKLDPVVGREQEIERIMQVLSRRTKNNPVLIGEPGVGKTAVVEGLALDIVNGKVPETLKDKQVYSLDLGSLVAGSRYRGDFEERLKKVLKEINQRGDIILFIDEIHTLVGAGAAEGAIDAASLLKPKLARGELQTIGATTLDEYRKHIEKDAALERRFQPVQVPEPSVDMTIEILKGLRDRYEAHHRVSITDGALAAAAQLSDRYINDRFLPDKAVDLIDEAGARMRIKRMTAPESIRKVDDQIAEVRREKEAAIDAQDFEKAAGLRDTERKLGEERAEKEKQWRSGNLEDIAEVGEEQIAEVLGNWTGIPVFKLTEEESSRLLHMEDELHKRIIGQDDAVKSVSRAIRRTRAGLKDPRRPSGSFIFAGPSGVGKTELSKSLANFLFGDDDALIQIDMGEFHDRFTASRLFGAPPGYVGYDEGGQLTEKVRRKPFSVVLFDEIEKAHKEIYNTLLQVLEEGRLTDGQGRVVDFKNTVLIFTSNLGTQDISKAVGMGFSSVGEHDADGQYDRMKQKVNDELKKHFRPEFLNRIDEIVVFHQLTQEQIVEMVDLLIGRVSKALAQKDMGIELTEKAKNLLAKRGFDPVLGARPLRRTIQREIEDVLSEKILFGEVGAGEIVTVDVEGWDGESKETDKASFTFTPRVKPLPDEFEEATPSEEAQEAVINAAETEVPEEEANIEN
- a CDS encoding DIP1984 family protein, which produces MYLAEALAQRVEAQRRYSELNQLLLDVAKVQEGDQPAENPHEILTELEELTTRINDLVRRINRTNSVTEFSEGMTLADALSVRDALLKKRTLYSDLADHLTSRQDRYSRSEIKYVATMDAREIRKKADLAAKEYRQLDVDIQRLNWQTELQ
- a CDS encoding Pr6Pr family membrane protein, producing MKIVARLLGFLGLISIILAAVQTATEPFADFPAFDTPSKALIAEFSFFTIWSNIIGTIYLLRAGRVPRWFAVDAVAMLTITGIVYNTLLSKELHGLWQFTSPVQHTVMPIAVFAFWLLNAYRRPIFKVRTIIMALGIPVIWSILTFTRGAQTAWYPYFFIDVTNLGLATALRNAIGVYLGFFILCSILALIERIIRLIKRGTKYAAAAAVMS
- a CDS encoding alpha/beta hydrolase, producing the protein MTMYWHHTSTTPVSTVLITHGYAEHQGRYSALVRSLLNYNFDVVTFDLPGHGYAPGPRACVDVDKLVDFHVALRHRAEQDRRLRTETMCLFGHSMGGLITALSVLEDSSNVSAVALSGPAFSPFPKTPRVVTRMLRCSARIAPRLKVLALPQDAISRAPEVVAAYANDPRNYTGRVPLLTGASMALAGQKALAQASQWDRSVPLLVMHGSADRLADIEGSLNFAASAGGTMRPVDGAFHEIFNEPEAPQLRAELCEWLHAHCGA